The following are encoded in a window of Prochlorococcus marinus str. MIT 1013 genomic DNA:
- a CDS encoding TMEM165/GDT1 family protein has protein sequence MGQPNSNSKLDISDSNDSTPFISVLITTFSTIFLAELGDKTQLATLMLSAQSGRPLIIFIGAALALISTSLLGVMIGRWIANNFPRQNFTVVSGIIMLSLGIYLVTIGVIDVFQN, from the coding sequence ATGGGTCAACCTAATTCAAATTCTAAATTAGATATCAGTGACTCAAATGATTCTACACCTTTTATAAGTGTGTTAATTACAACCTTCAGTACAATATTTTTAGCAGAGTTAGGTGATAAAACTCAGCTTGCAACCTTAATGCTTTCTGCTCAGTCGGGTAGACCACTTATTATTTTCATTGGAGCCGCACTAGCTCTTATTTCTACAAGTCTTCTTGGAGTAATGATTGGTAGGTGGATAGCAAATAATTTCCCAAGACAAAATTTTACAGTTGTTTCTGGAATAATTATGTTAAGTTTAGGGATATACCTAGTAACAATAGGTGTTATTGACGTTTTTCAAAATTAA
- a CDS encoding TMEM165/GDT1 family protein, whose amino-acid sequence MLLTLLFTTFVTVFLAEMGDKTQLTTITLSSTTNKPLAVFIGSSIALILATLLGALAGGSIANLIPAYLLKLLSGIVFLTIGINLLAQCKKQYTSNS is encoded by the coding sequence ATGTTGCTTACACTTCTTTTCACAACATTTGTCACTGTATTTCTTGCTGAAATGGGTGACAAAACTCAATTAACAACAATAACTTTAAGTAGTACAACCAATAAACCCTTGGCAGTATTTATTGGATCGTCAATAGCTTTAATATTAGCAACGCTTTTGGGAGCTTTAGCAGGTGGTTCTATTGCTAATCTTATTCCTGCTTACTTACTCAAACTGCTTTCTGGAATAGTATTCTTAACTATTGGAATTAATCTTCTAGCACAATGTAAAAAACAATATACTAGTAATAGCTAG
- the psb30 gene encoding photosystem II reaction center protein Ycf12/Psb30, translating to MTNIKKNMGNLLPLVAVFLAGPAIIALIFYRRGV from the coding sequence ATGACAAACATTAAAAAAAACATGGGAAACCTTTTGCCTCTAGTAGCTGTCTTCCTTGCTGGGCCAGCAATTATTGCATTGATCTTCTACAGAAGAGGTGTTTAA